AGGTCCAGAGGAATGAGAGCCATTGGTCTGAGCAGGCAGAAATTCAGACCAGTGGAATACTAAGATGCTTGTCCAACATCCTGAGAGCCGCTCTTCTGCATCGCAGGAACATCAATGTAAGCGGAGTTAAACAAGTCTTCTCCATCATGGAAAATTTAACGGAGATAGTTTTCCAGGGCAAAgtccctggagaaacagaaactctactggaaacaaaacactggaatatCACTCTGAAGAAAGACGAAACCTGGAACCTTACAAATTCTTTCTCTACCAGAAACGCCTGCAGGAATTGCTTTTATCCATCACTGAAAAAGGGAGATTATTCAGGATCACCCGATGATGCTGTGATTTCCACTGCCCTTTATGAGTTTGATGAGAACCCCTTCCCCTGGTTAGGTTACACATCAGAAATTGCAACAATGATCTTGGGGTTCAAAATGTCAGAGACAAAGGCTAATGGCGATCTCCTAGGGATCGCGCCTGAAGGAGCAGAAATTACTATTGCTAGGAAAGACAAGGAGTCTTCAACTTTTCAGTTGGCAATGGGACCCGATAAAACACAAGCTTACACAACTGGAGGATTTAgttttgaagtcaacagaaataccAAGAGCATATACATCCAGATCCTGACGAAATTAAAAGTTGCTTTCGAGGTGCTAGTATTTACAGGTGCCAACGTCACTCGTGCTCATCCCATAGCCTcgtttgctgcttttcacaacATGCCAACAGTTGCAAGCAAAAACACGACAGCTAGCGCTGACTGTAACATTAAGGCTCCCTATATCATCTGCCTCCCAGAGTCACTGCTGACAGCCACAGCTCAAGGAAGCGATACAGACACTTGTAACATCTCCATCGTCTTGCTGGCACCCTATGTCGTACGGTATCAAACGCAGAGACTGGTGACGATACACATTTTTAGTGATCAGTGCTTATTTCTGGATGGCGTTCAAAGCCTGTGGAGAGAAGACACTTGCAGGCTTGGCTCCCTGACCGACTGGCAGAGGGTACACTGTGTCTGCAATATGAAGCGGAGTCGCAGAAGTCTGTCAGTCCACACTGGGTCAAATGCATCCTCATTCAGCATCAGGTTCCTGGCAGCCAAGGTAATAGTTACCCCCAACACAGTAGATCTAGGAAAAACCCTGATAGCAGACGTATCTAAAAACCCAGTCACCCTCTTagcagtcatctttatttttgccgTCTACTTTCTTTTGGCCCTCTGGGTCGTGAGAAAAGACAgggctgacagggaaagacaagaCAAGATTATAGTTCTGGCAGACAACGACCCCTTTGATAAAGTGAGCTTTTTGGTCACTTTATACACAGGCAGTCGCTGGGGAGCTGGAACCAAAGCAGATGTCTTTCTTCAGCTCATTGGCCAGAACGGCACAAGTGATGTCCATTGTTTACGGGAcccacattttctgtctttccaacgAGGAAGCACTGATTGCTTTCTGTTAACTGCTAAAAAAGACTTGGGAGACATTTGCTCCTTCAGGGTCTGGCACAACAACAGGGGCCCATCTCCAAGCTGGTTCTTAAGCAGAGCCAAAGTTGAGAATATGTCCACCGGGAAGACCTGGTTCTTTATATGCAGGAAATGGCTTTCTCTTGACAAGGGCGATCACTTACTAGAAAGGACATTTGCTGTCACAAACCCCAAGACACCTCTGCCCAAAACTGActattttttgattaattttgccaACAGCCTGATACAGGGCCATCTGTGGCTCTCGATTTTTGCTCATGGTCTCATGGGCACTTTCAGCAGGCTCCAAAGGTTGTCTTCTTGTTTAGCAATACTATTATTAAACTTGCTAGTTAACATAATCTTCTTTAATGCTGACAAGAGTGAAGAAGCTCCAAAACACTTGAGGTATCTGAGATCAATAACAGTAGGAATTGAATGTGCTTTGCTTACCCAACCTGTGGAAATGATGATAATTGCCTTATTTAAGTATTCCTCGAAGAGACCTTCTCCTCGTGGTGTGGCTCAGACAGACCCAAAGGCAAATTCACCCCTCCTGTCTGGGTATCTTAAAAACTGGAAGGAACGTTTGCAAAAATTGTACCTTTCAGAAACTTCACCACAATCGAGAAATATTAGTCCCTCGGGGAATCTTCCTGGCGCCAGCAGCCACTCACAGAGCCCACCACATTCCAGAAAGATGGGAAGCAAGGGAGGAGCTCCCCAAACCTGGAGTAATTGCACAGTTTCTGAAAGAGACGCAAATGTgattgaaacagaagagcagacgATCATTGCAAATTCCCCTCCAACGCCTAAGGTCTGCCAGACCAGGCCACCATCAAATTCCGATTTTAGTAATAATTATGCAGAAGAAGGGGgcaactttcagaaagaaaggaaaccacTGAGCATTACCTCCATGCCCTTTCACAAGAGACCGCACACAgctttttgttggtggtgtgcCTATCTCTCGTGGGCACTAGTTATAGCTGTAACCGGGGTATCATCATTTTTCATTGTGTTATATGGTTTGTCTTACGGCTATCAGACGTCGCTAGAGTGGCTTTTGGCATCTGCAATCTCCTTCATTGAGAACGTGTGTCTCCTTTCCGTtctaaaaaccatttttttctcagctgtgagtacaattcatccaaaatactgtgaaaacatcACGTGGTTAACTCAGGGAAAGTATTCTGAGAGCAAGTTTGCTAAAGAAATGATGAGTGCTGATGAGATGCAAGAGGTGCACTTGAAACTTGCTAAAGTCAGAGGCACTAAGCAATATAAGCCTTTAGCAGCTGATGAAATTGCAAACATGCTGAAAAGGGCAAAAATTAAAGTCAAGGCATTTACTTTCATAAAAGGTTTCACCAGTCACCTTGTCTTTTTAACGCTGCTATTATATTTTGCCTATTCCACTGAGAACGCCAACAGTTTCCACTACAACCGATTCATCCATAACCAACTGTCTCCACAACTCTCCAGTGTAGATAAGCCAGAACATGTCTACGTGTGGGTGAAAGACTCGTTCTTGCCTTTGATCCACAATGACATTCAGCCAACCTTTCTTTCCGAGAGCTGGTCCAAAATCATCGGTTTGCCTAGGATGAGGCAAGTGCGGGCTAAGGGTactgtgaaaaactgtttccgtcctcacagctttggaaataattctgtgatcAGTAAAAGCCACTGTCTTCACAAATACGGTAGCGACATCCCAGAGAAAGGTGACTATGCTGGCGCTTGGACAAAGGTGGCCAACCAGTCTGCTCCCAAGGATGCCAGCGGTTATGATGGGTTCACCTACCAGCGGAACAGCACTCTGTGGATGTATTATTCATACGGAGATTTGCACACATACGGACCAGCAGGATACACgttttactttttccctgaagaaggaaGACACAACTCAACGACCAGGCTGGATGCTCTACAACAGAGCAACTGGCTTGATGAAAAAACGTGGGCTGTGATCATTGAACTAACTACATTTAACGCAGATGTAGGTCTCTTCTGCACCATTTCGGTCATatttgaaatgtctcattttgggATCGTAAAACCAAGTTTGTCAGCACACTCTTTCGCACTCCCCATTTTTCAGCAGCAAACCAAAGCTCAAATGTTGATGTTCGTAGTTGTGCTTGCCTTTCTGTTCATTTACGTTGCAGATGAGCTTCACACCATaggccaagaaaagaaagattatattaaaaacatttccaatatAAACAACTTAGGCTTAAAAATAgtattcctcctttttgtttttttaaaggtcataaaGTTTAAGTTAGGAGCAGATGTAGTGAAGTTTTACTTACTTCATCCAAatgatttcattcattttcatgcagtttctcaTTTAGATCAGATTTTAAGGATTACTATgggctttttagcattttttgtcgTTTTGAAAACTCTGAAATATTCTCAGTTCTTTTACAACGTGCGCCTGGCACAAAGATCGATCTTGGCAGCCCTTCCCGGAATCTCCTCAATGGCCCTCGTGGTGCTGGTGTGCTCCTTTGTGTTTATGGCTTTTGGCTACCTTGTGTTTGGGCAGCACGAATGGAATTACAACAACATGATTCACTCAGTTCAGACCGTATTCTCTTACTGTGTCTCAGCTTTCAGAGACACCACGTTTTCATCCAACAGGTTGCTGGGTTGTCTGTTCCTAACCTCTTTCGTGTTGGTGATGATCTGTGTCCTGATCAATCTCTTCCTAGCTATTATTCTGTCTGCCTATGGAGATATGAAACAACCCGTCTATGAAGAACCATCCGATGAAGCACAAGTGGTTACTTTTGTATTGCAAAGgctcagaaagatattttattttctgatctgtaaAACACCCAAAACCAGGGAGCCTGCCCATTTTGACATTCCACTCTATGGGCAGTCTGAGAGAAGACATCAGCGACATTtaggactgaagaagagaaaaacagatggggaaaaaatggttgATCTTGTCATATAAGCAAGGATTCTGTATTTAAGACTACCTTTTACTCTGCAGTATCTGCATTTTaagtaaatgtttgtaaataaatgttttacttttaagAATGCTTTAACGTTCAACTCCTTATTAGTGATTgtgctcagatttttttccagactctttGGCATCAGTTTCGGTGGTACTTGTCAcggtgtggtgggctgaccccagctggcagctcagcccccaCCCAGGTGCCTGCTCACCCCCACTCTGGCAGCATgggaagagaatcatagaatcacagaatcacagaaagttttgggttggaagggacccctagaggtcatctagtccaacccccccacagcaagcagggacaccactaactctagatcaggttgctcagagccccgtccagcctggtctggaatgtttccagggatggggcctccactacctctctgggcaacccgttccagtgtttcaccaccctcattgtaaagaatttcttccttatatccagcctaaacctaccctgttttactttaaaaccattagccctcgtcctgtcgctgctgtctctactaaaaagattgtccccatctttcctataggctccctttaagtactgaaaggctgcaatcaggtctccctgcagccttctcttctccaggctgaacaagcccaactctctcagcctgtcctcataggagaggtgctccagccctcggatcatttttgtagccctcctttggacccgctccaacagttccatgtccttcttgtgctgagggctccagagctgaacgcagtactccaggcggggtctcaccagagcagagtagaggggcagaatcacctctctcaacctgctggccacgcttctcctgatgcagcccaggacacggttggccctctgggctgccagcgcacattgccggctcatgtccagccgaaGAGCACTGTATAGCTGCTGCATTGCCTCGTGTACAACACCGGGCCGAAGAAATCAAGTCGAAAGGGCTGATACCTTTTCAGCCTCCACAGTTTCCCCATTTCAACTCTCCCCTACTGTGAAATCTACCCTTAAACACCTGGACTTATTCTCTTACAGGATTTTGGAAGAAAGCTATGTCATGAAGGATCCTTTCACCCCTGACAAGGACAAATTCCTCATCCTTGGGTCTCATTGCAGTTTGTGTAGCAGATCAGTGTGCGTTGGTACAGTAAGTAACAAGCAAAACAAGcttcttcagtcatttctttttgttccagtcCTGGCGACCCGTTAAAGACcgaacagcaaaaccccaaacgGCCTATTTTTAAGGCAAGCTGATTGTATATTCTTGTTGATTTCCCCAGATAAAGCTCtttgtattaaatgaaaatgatcAGCGTCTTCAAGTGTTCAGTTTACAGATGAGCACAGTCCAGCCTCACAAACACAACGAGTGCCGTTTCCCACTTTCTCAGCACATGAAagtgcaagggggatcacataGCACTTCAAGACCTTTAGGGTTCAGTAGATCGTACTATACCAACGGTAGGTTTTTCTTCGCTAAAGGGGATATAAACATCCACGGATTGTTAGGTTTGCatccacagcacagggctgccgcCCCATTTGCAATAGCTAACGTAGAAAGTGAGCAGGGAGGGGAGTTGTGCAATGCTGTGATAGCTCTCTGAAGAAGACTGaattggagcagcagctggtaggCAACCTGAAGCTATGAAATCTGACTGCGGTCCAGAAAGGTGGTGTAAAATTACAGTTGTCTTAATTCCTTCTCCTCGGTGCAGAACTGGTCCCTTTGTTAGCTGTGagttcaaagcaaaaatgaagacaagttaCTACGCAGTTATCAGTGTCCGGAGGCTGTACTGTGCTTCTTTGAGGCAGTACAATGAACTAAGAAAACTTATGTTCCGCTCCTTTCCCTTGGCGGCGAGGCGGGGccaccggcggcggggcggggccaccgGTGCTGCCGGGACGCGTCGCGGTGCTGCCGCCCGGTGCCCGTCGCGTCGGTCAGCGGCCGTGAGACGCTGGTTCCCAGCGGCACCGGGTGTGCCCGCACCCGAGCTGCCGCCGCTGACGCCAGGCGTGTCTTTCTGACCGGCTgcgtggaggaggagggtgcggggttggaCCAGCTGACCCGCTGAGGTCCCCTCCGAACCCGAACGTTCCGTGATCGAAGTTCCGTGATTGTGAGCGGGCGCCGGTCTCCTTGACGACCTCCTGCGGCACCAACTGCCCAACCGCCGGCCGCCGCTCCAGGGGCTGCATCCTGAGCCCTCcgctccttcccctcgccccgcGATGGCCGCgctccttctccacctcctcctcctcctccagctgctcggctCCTGCCCCCGAGGCTCGggggcccccgctgcccgcctccagccgccgccgctgcgggtCACCTGCCGGGACCCCGAGGCACGGGTCTCCCAACGGTGGGACAGCAAGCGCCGGGTTTCGTGCCTGTGGAGCGGCACCGTGATGCTGCGCTACCGGCCCACACCGGGAGCCCGAGCAGAggcggggagggaagcggggccgCTGTCCCCACCGCGCTGCTCCTGGTACTTCGGCTCGTCCTGGGTGACCGACACGTCGCGCTGGTCGGGCCAAGTCGCGGTACCGACGGGCCTCCCCCCATCGCCCGCGGCCTCCGTCCTCCTCACGGTGCggtgctcctccacctcctgccccgtgcccggctgctcccaccgcaACGCGACCGTCGAGGTATCGGCGCAGGACGCCCGGCTCTTCGTGCTCTGGCCTCAGGCGCAGCCGCTCCGGGCCAGGCAGCCGGTAGAGCTGGGTTGGTGCTCCCGGCTGAGGAGCGAAGGTTGGCAGTACCGCTTCAGcagcccggggggcagccccgcagccctccgcctgcccagcagccagcaccgagccccgccgccgcccgccgcctaccCAACGGCCGAGCTGCGACGGACCTGCGCCGCCTACCACAGCTACCGCCTGACCGTCCGCTACGGCCACCAcgggctccacgtcgcctcggtcAGCGTCGAGCAGGTGCCTCAGCTGAACCTCAGCCTCTCTCTCCAGGTGCAGCCCGGCCCGCTGCGGCTCCTCAGCGTCCGCTCCAGGCTCCTCAGCGTCGCTCGgcagcccctcagcctctcctggaggcTTCAGCCCCTCACGCCGAGGACGCTGGCCTACAGGCTGGTGGACACGCAGGCCGTAGGAGGTTGGCTCCGCTCCTACGGTTCCTTTACTCTGCAGAGCAACTTCTGTGCCGTTCCCGTAACTCAGAGCCCAGGTGAGGTGGCGGtggccagcatgtatttccacgTTGACGGAGAGAGGTTCGAGGAACTGACGGGAGATCTGCATCTACGCAACGGTACCCTGAGCCTAACCGCAGGCCAAGAAGCTCCCACCCGTGTCAACCTTCCGCTGGGGAAGACCACCTTGAGCACTCACATTGTCAGGTACCACCACGGAACATTTTACGCGACCAGAGAAAACAACAGCCCTCTTTCCGCGGACGGCCCTAACACGCACACTGTGTTCTACCAACACAAGGAGCTCTCCTACTTACTCTCCATAGAGCTGGTGGCCTTCCAGTGGTACAAGTTCAACATGCACCTTTATACGAACCAGAAGAGGGCTTTGTTTAGGCCCCTGTCAGAAAGAGACCTTGAAGTCCACGTTTTCAGCAGCGGCCGTCCTTCTTTGCCACAGAGCTTTACTTATTTAGTGTGGTTTATCCCTGCACAACACCCGATGCTACAGTGCGAGTggaccttccacctgcagctttttGGAGCGCGCAGAGACCACCTTCTCCAGAACAGCACGTACACATACAACGATCACGTCAGAAACGCCACACGTTTGGTCCGTCGCTCCGCTTTACCCTTTGATCCGGACAAATACACGGGGTTTGCGGCAAAAGTGGACTGTACCACAAGTGCACATACTCCGGCTCTTTTGGGAGTCAGAGTCAACAACTACGCTGCCAAAACCGTGGAAGCGCCGGTGGCTTGCCACCAACAAGCCTGCCACATACAAACCGTGCAGATTCAGAAACCCGTTCTCCACGCCTCTGTCCTGCGCCAGAAGAGGGCGACATCTTTTTACCTCTTTGTCAGACTGGTAGTAGACTGCAAAGTCGGTATATTCATCAAGCCCTTGTGGCGAATCTATTCCGTTCCGGACACGACCACGGTTCCCAACTGGACACAACCGATAAACTCTTCTGCGATGTACGGCGTCGATATGATCCgcctaactgttcccagttttacTCTAGATTATGGGCTGTacctgttttatttcactgtcgAGGTAACCCCGATTCGGACCACAACAGTGCTCAGGGGCTCAGATCAAGTTTATATTCAGATCGAGAGAAGCGATCTCGAGGCAGACATTGCAGGAGGCACGTTCCGCACAGTGGGTTTTTCTGATAACTGGACTCTGGATGGCTCTGCATCCAGTGATCCCGATTCACAGGAAGGACTGAAGGGAATCACATTCACTTGGTACTGCACTAAAGAGGTGTCAGACTATAAGAACATGAAACTCAGTCCAGGGAACAGGTGCCATCCAGCCCAGCGGGATTTGAAATGGTTAACATCCTCGGGTCCAgttcaagcagtgccaccagAATCGCTCCCAGGAAACACCGTATACTACTTCCGTCTCGTGATTGAAAAGGACACCAGGAGGAGTTACGCCGACCAAACTGTAGAGGTGCGGCCCGGCTCCCCACTCCTTCTGGACGTGATGTGCCTTGAAAACTGTGGTAGCACTCTAATTCCAACGGAGAGATTTGCCTTGTCTGGAAAATGCCTAAACTGCAGAacaaccagccagccagcctacTACTGGTCCCTTCTTTCACAAAACTCTACAGAAATTAGCTTTGACTGGTCTGCCAGAACGTCAACGGGCAGGTCTGGGGCTTACCTGTCTATACATGCTCTGACTTTCACAAAGACTGCACATCGATCCTACGTACTTCTGTTGAAAGTAACGACCTGGGATGGTAGGTCCTCAATCTACAGACACGCGTTTCAGGTCAATTCTCCTCCGACGGCTGGCGAATGTACCATCAGCCCACGCTGGGGTACAGCCTTTCTGACGAAATTTGTTGTTCAGTGCAGTGGATTTTCTGACAGCAATTCACCTCTGACATACAAAGTGATAGTAGCTTCCAATGTACCCAAAACCACCAAAGTAACTTCCGTCGAGGAAAATACATTTGGCACAATCCTGTACTTTGGTTATCGGCCTAAAactcctccctcttttctcccagttGGAGTGCCCTCTCAGAAGTACGCCCTGACACTTTACGTTCAAGTCCACAATTCCCTTGGGGCGTTTACCCAAGTGACTTTACAGGCCCACGTACAGAACCCACTTAACAGTCGACGGCTAGCTGTTGTGTTTCATGAACTGGTGGCCTCCGTGAACGGTTTAAGCGCACCGATGACATCTTATCTCCAGACTGGAGATTATCTTAGCGCGGGCTATTTGGCTTACCTGGCAGCCTCGGTCTTAAACTACATCAAAGGCCCACCAACTCTCCAGCTCCCTAAGGCTCAGTTTCGGGAAAGCCTGATTAGAACAGCCCTGAATATTTCAGTTGAGAGCATGATGGAAATCAACCAAGTAGTTGCTTCTCTTTCTCAAGTCACAGAGGAAGCTGACGAAGTGAACGTTACATCACAAGACCTTGCCATTGAGAAGCTGACAGAAGTAACGGGAGTGCTGAAGGTCCAGAGGAATGAGAGCCATTGGTCCGAGCAGGCAGAAATTCAGACCAGTGGAATACTAAGATGCTTGTCCAACATCCTGAGAGCCGCTCTTCTGCATCGCAGGAACATCAATGTAAGCGGAGTTAAACAAGTCTTCTCCATCATGGAAAATTTAACGGAGATAGTTTTCCAGGGCAAAgtccctggagaaacagaaactctactggaaacaaaacactggaatatCACTCTGAAGAAAGATGAAACCTGGAACCTTACAAATTCTTTCTCTACCAGAAACGCCTGCAGGAATTGCTTTTATCCATCACTGAAAAAGGGAGATTATTCAGGATCACCCGATGATGCTGTGATTTCCACTGCCCTTTATGAGTTTGATGAGAACCCCTTCCCCTGGTTAGGTTACACATCAGAAATTGCAACAATGATCTTGGGGTTCAAAATGTCAGAGACAAAGGCTAATGGCGATCTCCTAGGGATCGCGCCTGAAGGAGTAGAAATTACTATTGCTAGGAAAGACAAGGAGCCTTCAACTTTTCAGTTGGCAATGGGACCCGATAAAACACAAGCTTACACAACTGGAGGATTTAgttttgaagtcaacagaaataccAAGAGCATATACATCCAGATCCTGACGAAATTAAAAGTTGCTTTCGAGGTGCTAGTATTTACAGGTGCCAACGTCACTCGTGC
The window above is part of the Opisthocomus hoazin isolate bOpiHoa1 chromosome 1, bOpiHoa1.hap1, whole genome shotgun sequence genome. Proteins encoded here:
- the LOC142364040 gene encoding polycystin family receptor for egg jelly-like, which produces MAALLLHLLLLLQLLGSCPRGSGAPAARLQPPPLRVTCRDPEARVSQRWDSKRRVSCLWSGTVMLRYRPTPGARAEAGREAGPLSPPRCSWYFGSSWVTDTSRWSGQVAVPTGLPPSPAASVLLTVRCSSTSCPVPGCSHRNATVEVSAQDARLFVLWPQAQPLRARQPVELGWCSRLRSEGWQYRFSSPGGSPAALRLPSSQHRAPPPPAAYPTAELRRTCAAYHSYRLTVRYGHHGLHVASVSVEQVPQLNLSLSLQVQPGPLRLLSVRSRLLSVARQPLSLSWRLQPLTPRTLAYRLVDTQAVGGWLRSYGSFTLQSNFCAVPVTQSPGEVAVASMYFHVDGERFEELTGDLHLRNGTLSLTAGQEAPTRVNLPLGKTTLSTHIVRYHHGTFYATRENNSPLSADGPNTHTVFYQHKELSYLLSIELVAFQWYKFNMHLYTNQKRALFRPLSERDLEVHVFSSGRPSLPQSFTYLVWFIPAQHPMLQCEWTFHLQLFGARRDHLLQNSTYTYNDHVRNATRLVRRSALPFDPDKYTGFAAKVDCTTSAHTPALLGVRVNNYAAKTVEAPVACHQQACHIQTVQIQKPVLHASVLRQKRATSFYLFVRLVVDCKVGIFIKPLWRIYSVPDTTTVPNWTQPINSSAMYGVDMIRLTVPSFTLDYGLYLFYFTVEVTPIRTTTVLRGSDQVYIQIERSDLEADIAGGTFRTVGFSDNWTLDGSASSDPDSQEGLKGITFTWYCTKEVSDYKNMKLSPGNRCHPAQRDLKWLTSSGPVQAVPPESLPGNTVYYFRLVIEKDTRRSYADQTVEVRPGSPLLLDVMCLENCGSTLIPTERFALSGKCLNCRTTSQPAYYWSLLSQNSTEISFDWSARTSTGRSGAYLSIHALTFTKTAHRSYVLLLKVTTWDGRSSIYRHAFQVNSPPTAGECTISPRWGTAFLTKFVVQCSGFSDSNSPLTYKVIVASNVPKTTKVTSVEENTFGTILYFGYRPKTPPSFLPVGVPSQKYALTLYVQVHNSLGAFTQVTLQAHVQNPLNSRRLAVVFHELVASVNGLSAPMTSYLQTGDYLSAGYLAYLAASVLNYIKGPPTLQLPKAQFRESLIRTALNISVESMMEINQVVASLSQVTEEADEVNVTSQDLAIEKLTEVTGVLKVQRNESHWSEQAEIQTSGILRCLSNILRAALLHRRNINVSGVKQVFSIMENLTEIVFQGKVPGETETLLETKHWNITLKKDETWNLTNSFSTRNACRNCFYPSLKKGDYSGSPDDAVISTALYEFDENPFPWLGYTSEIATMILGFKMSETKANGDLLGIAPEGVEITIARKDKEPSTFQLAMGPDKTQAYTTGGFSFEVNRNTKSIYIQILTKLKVAFEVLVFTGANVTRAHPIASFAAFHNMPTVASKNTTASADCNIKAPYIICLPESLLTATAQGSDTDTHNISIVLLAPYVVRYQTQRLVTIHIFSDQCLFLDGVQSLWREDTCRLGSLTDWQRVHCVCNMKRSRRSLSVHTGSNASSFSIRFLAAKVIVTPNTVDLGKTLIADVSKNPVTLLAVIFIFAVYFLLALWVMRKDRADRERQDKIIVLADNDPFDKVSFLVTLYTGSRWGAGTKADVFLQLIGQNGTSDVHCLRDPHFLSFQRGSTDCFLLTAKKDLGDICSFRVWHNNRGPSPSWYLSRAKVENMSTGKTWFFICRKWLSLDKGDHLLERTFSVTNPKTPLPKTDYFLINFANSLIQGHLWLSIFAHGLMGTFSRLQRLSSCLAILLLNLLVNIMFFNADKSEEAPIHLRYLRSITVGIECALLTQPVEMMIIALFKYSSKRPSPRGVAQTDPKANSPLLSGYLKNWKERLQKLYLSETSPQSRNISPLGNLPGASSHSQSPPHSRKMGSKGGAPQTWSNCTVSERDANVIETEEQTIIANSPPTPKVCQTRPPSNSDFSNNYAEEGGNFQKERKPLSITSMRFHKRPHTAFCWWCAYLSWALVIAVTGVSSFFIVLYGLSYGYQTSLEWLLASAISFIENVCLLSVLKTSFFSAVSTIHPKYCENITWLTRGKYSESKFAKEMMSADEMQEVHLKLAKVRGTKQYKPLAADEIANMLKRAKLKVKAFTFIKSFTSHLVFLTLLLYFAYSTENANSFHYNRFIHNQLSPQLSSVDKPEHVYVWVKDSFLPLIHNDIQPTFLSESWSKIIGLPRMRQVRAKGTVKNCFRPHSFGNNSVISKSHCLHKYGSDIPEKGDYAGAWTKVANQSAPKDASGYDGFTYQRNSTLWMYYSYGDLHTYGPAGYTFYFFPEEGRHNSTTRLDALQQSNWLDEKTWAVIIELTTFNADVGLFCTISVIFEMSHFGIIKPSLSAHSFALPIFQQQTKAQMLMFVVVLAFLFIYVADELHTIGQEKKDYIKNISNINNLGLKIVFLLFVFLKVIKFKLGADIVKFYLLHPNDFIHFHAVSHLDQILRITMGFLAFFVVLKTLKYSQFFYNVRLAQRSILAALPGISSMALVVLVCSFVFMAFGYLVFGQHEWNYNNMIHSVQTVFSYCVSAFRDTTFSSNRLLGCLFLTAFVLVMICVLINLFLAIILSAYGDMKQPVYEEPSDEAQVVTFVLQRLRKIFYFLICKTPKTREPAHFDIPLYGQSERRHQRHLGLKKRKTDGEKMVDLVI